The following proteins come from a genomic window of Lolium rigidum isolate FL_2022 chromosome 5, APGP_CSIRO_Lrig_0.1, whole genome shotgun sequence:
- the LOC124655931 gene encoding uncharacterized protein LOC124655931 produces the protein MSDPDEQNAVEEDGLATETTPVKRAHTAVLLLATLSATITYQAGMNPPGGFWPDSRDGHAGGDPILQTTHAKRYKVFFAFNSLALVTSIIVIAMVLTRHASSAVHRHHALEVAMVLDLLSLVVAYAVGCGRDMNTSVRVIALAGGVLVCVVIHIVFFTLKTRRETPELLKKKRKLLLLFAILVVTITYQAGLTPPGGFWLDDDADHHAAGYAVLSNTYPHRYAAFFYCNVVSFMSSVAIIILLVNPHMYELGIMCQALYLCAVSALFGLIGAYAAGSSRRIGTSLSVVELAAGVFVLIVMLLLALKFLSRGKIFCHGSNKLPPQPQEAREEEPQPKEEEDDVTEEDGSDEQTQPKEEEDNATEEDDSDEETQPQPEGGGDHSDEESQTQPQEGGGDDSDDRDTARYTTRKYLMLVSILVASVTYQAGLIPPGGVWPDSVDGHTAGDPVLHDSNERRYGLFFYSNSVSFLASIVVIFLLQLEEPLFARKVGSPSTVGGAPTCPSKSDELLRVAQSYILLALLFLLIAYASGCSRRWEMFGYVIVLAVAVLLYIAIHVLLSCRDEKPAQVTPLAQEVEHGGGTSHCADALCRCKCHERTQEESEV, from the coding sequence ATGTCCGATCCTGACGAGCAAAACGCGGTAGAAGAAGATGGGCTTGCAACAGAGACGACGCCGGTAAAGAGGGCCCACACCGCGGTGCTGCTTCTTGCCACCCTCTCGGCGACCATCACGTACCAAGCTGGGATGAACCCACCAGGAGGCTTCTGGCCGGACAGCCGAGACGGACACGCCGGCGGCGACCCGATACTCCAAACTACGCACGCAAAACGCTACAAGGTCTTCTTCGCCTTCAACTCCCTCGCGCTAGTCACCTCGATCATTGTCATCGCCATGGTCCTGACGAGGCACGCGTCGAGCGCCGTCCACAGGCACCACGCGCTGGAGGTCGCCATGGTCCTTGATCTGCTCAGCCTCGTGGTCGCCTACGCTGTTGGGTGCGGCCGCGACATGAACACATCCGTCCGAGTGATCGCCCTGGCTGGTGGCGTCCTGGTCTGCGTTGTGATCCACATTGTATTTTTCACGCTCAAGACCAGGAGAGAAACACCGGAGCTGCTGAAGAAGAAGCGCAAGCTGTTGCTGCTGTTCGCCATCCTCGTCGTCACCATCACCTACCAGGCTGGGCTCACTCCGCCAGGGGGCTTCTGGCTCGACGACGATGCCGATCACCACGCCGCGGGCTACGCCGTGCTCTCCAACACCTACCCTCACCGTTATGCGGCATTCTTCTACTGCAACGTGGTGAGCTTCATGTCCTCGGTGGCGATCATCATCCTACTAGTGAACCCACACATGTACGAGCTAGGCATCATGTGCCAGGCGCTCTACCTGTGCGCGGTATCGGCATTGTTTGGCCTCATTGGGGCATACGCCGCCGGAAGCTCTCGTCGCATAGGAACGTCTCTCTCTGTGGTCGAACTGGCAGCCGGTGTGTTCGTCCTCATCGTCATGCTGCTCCTAGCACTCAAGTTTCTGAGTAGAGGCAAGATATTCTGCCACGGAAGCAACAAGTTGCCACCGCAACCACAGGAAGCAAGGGAAGAGGAGCCCCAGcccaaggaagaagaagacgatgtAACGGAGGAAGACGGCTCCGACGAGCAGACCCAGcccaaggaagaagaagacaatgCAACGGAGGAAGATGACTCCGACGAGGAGACCCAGCCCCAGCCCGAGGGAGGAGGAGACCACTCTGATGAGGAGTCCCAGACCCAGCCCCAAGAAGGTGGGGGAGACGACTCAGACGACAGAGACACTGCTAGATACACCACGCGCAAGTACCTGATGCTGGTGAGCATCCTAGTGGCGAGCGTCACCTACCAAGCAGGTCTCATCCCGCCAGGTGGGGTATGGCCAGATAGCGTCGACGGGCATACGGCGGGCGACCCAGTCCTGCACGACAGCAACGAGCGCCGGTACGGCTTGTTCTTCTACAGCAACTCCGTCTCCTTCCTGGCATCCATCGTCGTCATCTTCCTGCTACAGCTGGAGGAGCCGCTGTTTGCCCGGAAGGTCGGTTCCCCTTCCACAGTTGGAGGAGCCCCCACATGTCCTAGCAAGTCCGACGAGCTGCTCCGGGTGGCGCAGTCCTACATCCTGCTGGCCCTTCTTTTCCTGCTCATCGCCTACGCCTCAGGCTGCAGCCGTAGGTGGGAGATGTTCGGGTATGTCATCGTGCTCGCTGTCGCCGTGTTGCTCTACATCGCCATCCATGTGCTGCTGTCATGCCGTGACGAGAAACCTGCCCAGGTAACACCTCTGGCTCAGGAGGTTGAGCACGGTGGTGGTACCAGCCACTGTGCTGACGCGCTGTGCAGATGTAAATGCCACGAAAGAACGCAAGAGGAAAGCGAGGTCTAG